From Orenia metallireducens:
AGGAAATTATCTAATCGACCGTTTATTTGAGGAGAAGACCAAATACGATCAATATGTTAAAAGAAGAAATAAGACATTGCAGATTGTCTTAAAAAGTGCTCTAAGATATACCCTTTATTTTGTTGGAGGAACAATGGGATTGGAGGTATTAGGGGTACCAACAACCTCTATTATAGCTGGGGCTGGAGTAGTTGGACTAGCTGTAGGTTTTGGAGCACAAAATCTTGTACGTGATGTTATTACAGGTTTTTTCATTTTATTTGAAAAACAATTTTCAGTTGGTGATTATGTTAAAATTGCTGGTATAGAGGGTATTGTCCAAGAAATTGGCTTAAGGATAACTAAGGTAAAAAACTTTGATGGTGATGTACATATTGTTCCTAATGGTAAGATAGAACAGGTAACTAATCTTAGTTCAGAGACTAGAAGGGTTGTTATTGATGCTCCAATAGATTATAACCAAAATATTAAGGAAGCTATTAATATCTTAACGGAATTGTCTACTGAATTAAAAGAAGAATATCCTCAAATTAAAGAAGGACCTACAGTACAAGGTGTACAAGAACTTGCTGGGTCAAGTATTAATATTAGATTGGTTGCTATGGCAGAACCTATGGAGTCTTGGCAGATTGCTAGGGTTATAAGACAGAAAATAAAAGAGAGATTTGATGAGAAAGGAATTGAGATTCCTTATAACCATATGGTTATAATAAATAAGGGGTAGATTAAAAATAGGTTTGAATCTGACTCTAAGTAAACTCTTATTTAAACTTAAGCTCAAATTCAATCTGAACCTTGTTTTTCTATCTTGCAATTTATATTAATTATTTATATACTGTTAGGTGGACTATACTAGATATAGAGTTTTATAGTCATTATTTATACATATATTATAAGAATTATTATAGTAATATTTTGTTAAAGTAGTGGTTTGTGTAGTTACAATTTTAGGAGGTGGAAGAATGAAATTTTCTGTTGGTGAAGTGGTTCAATTTAGGAAGAAACACCCTTGTGGAGAGGATAGATGGGAGATTTTGCGAACAGGAATGGATTTTAGGATAAAATGCTTAGAGTGTGGTAGAGTGATTATGCTCCCACGTCCTAAATTTGAGAAGAGTGTAAAGAAAAAAGTAGATTTAGGTTGAGTTTAAGCTTAAGTAAAGAATACTTAGATTTAAGCTTAAACTCAGATTTGAACTTATATTTAAACTTAATATAAAGGAGCTGTTTATTAGATGGGAATGAAATGTGGAATTGTTGGTTTACCTAATGTGGGGAAATCAACATTATTTAATGCAATTACAGAGGCAGGTGCGGAGTCAGCAAATTATCCCTTCTGTACAATCGACCCTAATATTGGGATTGTAGAGGTTCCAGATAGAAGGTTAGATAAATTAACAGAGGTTATTGAGCCTAAAAAAACAGTACCGACAGCAATTGAGTTTGTTGATATTGCCGGTTTGGTTAAAGGTGCTAGTAAAGGAGAAGGGTTAGGTAATAAATTTTTAGGTAATATTCGAGAAGTAGATGCGATTGTTCATGTTGTAAGGTGCTTTGATGATGAGAATATTACCCATGTAGAGGGTAGTGTAGACCCATTAAGGGATATTGAAATTATAGACTTAGAGCTTGTTTTAGCAGATTTGGAGAGTGCTAGTAAGAAGAGAGACCGGACTCAGAAGATGCTTAAAACAGGAGAAAAGATTTATAAAGAGCAGATGGCTGTTTTAGATAAGTTAGTACCAGTATTAGAAGAAGGAAATCCTGCTAGAAGTGCTGGGTTATCTAAGGATGAAGAAAAATTAATTCGGGATTTGAATCTATTAACATTAAAGCCCGTTCTTTATGCTGCAAATATAGGAGAAGATGAAATTACAGAGGAAGATAATCAATTAGTTAAAAAGGTTAAAGAGAAGGCTGCTGGAGAAGATGCTAAAGTAGTTACTATCAGTGCTCGCCTAGAAGCTGAAATTGCTGAATTACAAGGAGAAGAGAAGGAGATGTTTTTAGAGGAGTTAGGTATAAAAGAATCTGGTTTGGATAAGTTAATCAGGGCTGGATATGAATTACTTGGTCTTATAACATACTTTACGGCTGGAGAGAAGGAAGTAAGAGCGTGGACTGTTAAAAAAGGTGCTACAGCACCAGAAGCAGCTGGGGTTATCCATACTGATATGCAACGCGGTTTTATTAAGGCAGAAGTAGTTAGCTATGAGGATTTAATTGAGGCAAGTTCTTTTGCTAAAGCAAGAGAAGCTGGAACTTTAAGACTTGAAGGTAAAGAGTATATTGTTCAAGATGGAGATGTATGTTACTTCAAATTTAATGTATAATTAATTAGGGTTAATTGGTTAATACATATTCTGATGGAGCTTAGAGTTGAAGTATTACCATGATAAATATTTTATAAACTATAAAAAATAGTTGAAATCTAGACAAGCTAGTGTTATAATTTATTATGTTATTCCATGCTCTATACAGGGCCATTGACCAAATGGGGAGGTGAAACGGATGAGAAAATACGAAACTATGTTTATTATTAAGTCTAATTTAGGTGAAGAAGCTACTGAAGCAGTAATTGAGAAGATGACTGGTGTTATTGCTAACAATGGTGGTGAAGTAGCTAATGTAGATAAAATGGGAACTAAAGAATTAGCTTATGAAATCAACAAAGATAAGACTGGATACTATGTACTAGTTAACTTTGCAGGAGAGCCTGCAACTGTTGAGGAATTAGAAAGAATTTATAAGATTGATGATAATGTCCTTCGTTACTTAATTTTAAGAGATGAATAATAACAAGGTGGTGTTTTATTTTGCTTAATAAAGTTGTTTTAATTGGTAGATTGGGAGCTGATCCGGAACTAAGATATACTCCTAATGGAACCGCAGTATGTAACTTTACTCTCGCAGTACAACGAGATTATACAAATTCCCAAGGTGAACGGGATGTAGATTGGGTTGATATTGTCGTTTGGAGAAAGCAAGCAGAAAATTGTGCAAACCACCTAGAAAAAGGAAGACTAGTTGCTGTTGATGGAAGATTACAGGTTCGTTATTACGAGACCAATGAGGGACAGAGAAGAAAGGTTACAGAGATTGTAGCAAATAATGTTACCTTCTTAGAATGGGGTAATAATAATTCTAATAGAAATGATAACAATAGTAATAATAACATACAATCTATGGAAGAAGATATAGAAGTCCCTTTCTAAAAAGTTAAAAGGAGGGAAAAACAGATGGCTCGAGGAAGAAGAAAATCTTGCGATTTTTGTGCCAATAAAGTAGATAAGATTGATTATAAGAGAATCAATATTCTACGTAAATATATAACAGACCGTGGTAAAATCTTACCAAGAAGAATTTCTGGTAATTGTGCAAAACACCAAAGAGAATTAACTAGTGCTATTAAGAGAGCTAGAAATATCGCTTTATTACCTTATAAAATTGATTAATAAATGGGGGGCAATCTATGCCTCCTTTTATTTTACTTTGCAGGAAAAAATATACTTAGAGAGAATTAAGTTATAGATGTTGGTTGTTATATTGCTTTACTAGGAGGTTCCTCATGAAGAAGTTCAACTCTATCGAGGGTTCTATAACTAAAAATTTGAAGATAATAGAATGGTTAAAGACGGAGATATTGAGTAATGTTTCTTTACTATTTAAACTAATGATTAAACAAAATGAAGCGAAATTATTAGAAATTTTAACTAATATAATTATGTCTACATATTTATTGGCTAAGAGATTGGGGTATTCCTTCGATCAATTAGATAGAAAATTAGAAAAGCAATTGGAACTAAATATTGATGATAAACACCAAATAGAAGCTTGGTATGGTGATTTAAGTGATTTGCTAGAACATCTAAAAGATAGAACTTGAGGTGTGTAAGAATGCAAAACAAAGTAATAATAGATAGTATACTATTTGCAATGATAACTGTGATAATAATTGTTTTGGGGTCTTTCTTGCCTTTTGTTGGGATTTTAGCTCCACTTCCTTTGGTTATTCTAGCTGTTAGAAAGGGGAGTAAATCTAGCATTATATCCAGTCTTTTTGTTGCTCTTATATTAGCAGCTTTAGTCAATCCTTTAACTTCTTTAATATTTATTTTTACAATAGGGTTTATTGGAGTGGCAATGGGAGCAGCTTTTGAAGAGGAATTCTCATCAAAGGTAATCATATTAGTTGGAACTTTATCTAGTTTTTTATCATTAATAATAATTTTAGTATTATTTACTTATTCTTTAGATATAGATATTATTTATGAGTTTAAGGAAGTTTTACAGTCTTCTTCTGGTATTTATCAAGAGTTAGGGCTACCAGAGGAGTATTCAATCCATGCTGACGAGATAATAACTCAAATTATTAACTTCCTTAAGGTTACATATCCGTCATTTTTTATGTGTGCTGCTATAGTAAATTCAGTGATAAATTATTATTTTAGTAGCTTAATTCTTAATAGATTGGGCTATAAATATAAATTACAATTTTCTTTTAGAAAACTTAGATTTTCTAAATTTTTAGCTATTATATATATCTTATCAATTATTTTCCTTGAAAATATCATTGGAGAAAATGTTTTTATAGTACTTACTTTCTTACTATTTATAGAAGGTTTGTCTGTTATTTACTATTTATTTAGTTTTAAGAATAACAGAACATCTGGAATGTTGTTTATAATTGTTTCTATTACTTTTTTATTTATACCTATAGTTAATGTTTTCATTTCATTGATTATCTTATTAATAGGCTTTTTAGATATTTGGATTGATTTTCGTAAATTACATAAAAGTTAGTCTCTTGTTAGTAATAGATTGTTGTCAAGGCTAAATAGTTATTATATAATAACAGATAATGGAGGGGTATTATGAAAGTCATCTTACAAAAAGACGTTAAAGGACTAGGTAAAAAAGGAGAGGTTGTTAATGCTTCTGATGGTCATGCACGAAACTATCTCATTCCACGTGGTTTAGCAAAAGAAGCTAATGAAGGAAATATTCATAATTTGAAACAGAAAAAGAGTGCTAGAAGAAGAAGAAAAGAGAGAGAATTAGATGAGGCAAAAGAGCAAGCCAAATCTCTAGAAGGTAAAATATTTACTTTTAAGGTTAAAGCTGGAGAGAATGGTAGGTTATTTGGTTCAGTAACGACAAGTGATATTGCAGATAAGATTGAGCAAGAAACTGGAGAAAAGATTGATAAACGTAAAATAGATTTAGATGATAATATAAGAACTTTAGGGACTAAAAGAGTAACTATAAAGTTACATAAAAATGTAACTGTTGATGTAAAAGTTAAAGTGACCGAAGCCTAATGATTTAGAAAGGAGATTCTATGTTAGATAAACGAACTCAAGATGAGAAAGGGCAGTTAGAGCATAAAATTACTGCCCTTTTTGACCTTTTATCAGAAATATATGGAACAGAAAAGTTATTATTAAAGGCAGGTAAATTAGATATATTAGACATATTAGAATCTGAAGATATTGAAGATCAATTGGTTGCTTTACAGAAAATAATTTTAGATCATCCGATGTTAGATAAAGTTCCTGATGAGTTTGAAGATAAATTAAAGCTTTTAAAAGAATTAGAAGATATTTTGATTGATGATTTAGCAAAAAAATCAATCAAGGAAGAATTGGAAGAGAAAATTAATAAGAAGCTAGAGTTAAGGCATCAAGAATATATTAAAGAGATAAAAGAAGAAATTATAAATGAAGAAAGTAAAGATGATGTAGTTGATAACCCAGCTACTTTAAAGAAATATATTGAACTTGAGTGTTTGGAAAATAAAGGGCTTAATGTCTCAGCAACTAATTTATTAAGACCTAAATCTTTAAAAGAGATTGTTGGTCAAGAGAGAGGTATTAAGGCTCTACTTGCTAAATTATCCTCACCTTATCCTCAACATATTATTATTCATGGTCCACCAGGTGTTGGAAAGACTACAGCTGCTCGTTTGGCATTAGAGATTGCTAAAGAGAGAGACAGAACACCTTTTGGTGAAGATGCTAATTTCATTGAAGTTGATGCAACTACATTACGTTGGGACCCCCGAGAAGTAACAAATCCATTATTAGGTTCTGTTCATGACCCTATCTATCAAGGTGCTAAGGGTAAGTTGGCACAAGAGGGGATTCCAGAACCAAAATTAGGACTAGTAACTAAAGCCCATGGAGGGGTATTATTTATAGATGAGATTGGAGAGTTAGATCCAATACTACAAAATAAATTATTAAAGGTGTTAGAGGATAAAAGAGTATATTTTGATTCATCTTATTATGATCCTGATGATGAGAATGTTCCACAATATATCAAAAAACTCTTTAAAGACGGAGCTCCAGCCGATTTTATTTTAGTAGGAGCAACAACTAGAAGTCCACAGGATTTAAATCCTGCTTTACGTTCTAGGACTACTAGTATATTTTTTGAACCTTTAACTAAAGATGATATAATCAGGATTATTGATCAAGCTGCTGATAAGTTAGATATGAAGGTAGCTAAGGGAGTTGCTGAGTTAATTAGTGAATATACAATTCAAGGAAGAAGTGCTGTTAATATTTTAATAGATGCTTATAATTTAGCCTTGTATTATCAAGAGGATAAGATTACTACTAAAGAGGTTTTAGAGGCTGTTAAGTTAAGTAGATTGGTTCCTATAAATAAGAAAGAGGCTAGTAATAAAAGTCAAGTAGGTAGGGTTTTAGGATTGGGTGTTAGTGGGTTTTTAGGTTCAGTGTTAGAAGTAGAGGCTATCGCTTTCCCAGCTAGTAAAGAAGGGAAGGGAAGTTTACGTTTTAATCAGACAGCAGGTAGTATGACCAAAGATTCTATCTTTACTGCTGCTTCTGTAATCCGTAAGGTAACTGGTAAGGAGATTGGTGATTATGATATCCATGTTAATATTATTGGTGGGGGTCAAGTAGATGGACCTTCTGCTGGTTCAGCGATCTCAGTAGCAATTATCAGTGCTTTGGAGAATATTGCTGTTCGTCAAGATATAGCAATTACTGGTGAAATTTCATTGCATGGTAAGGTTAAGCCAGTAGGAGGCGTTATTGAAAAAATTTATGGTGCATACCAAGCTGGTGTTAAAGAGGTTTTGATTCCAGTTGATAATAAAGTAGACTTAGAGGATATGAAGATTAAAGTAAGCCCAGTAGTAGATATCCAAGAAATCTTGGATAAGATGTTGGATGGCTAGAAGGAGGTTACATGATGGAAGAGATGGATAGAGTTCCTCCAAATAGTATAGATGCTGAAAAATCTACATTAGGGTCTATGTTGTTAGACAGGGATGCCATAGCTAAGGTAATTGAAATATTAAAACCTAAAGATTTTTATCGAGAAGCTCATACTATTATATTCAATGCAATAAATCGTTTATTTGACAAAGGAGAGCCTGTTGACTTAGTTACAGTCAGTGAGGAATTAAAGGAAACAGGACACTTAGAAGCAGTTGGAGGAGCTTCATATATTACCTCTTTAGTTAATAGTGTTCCTACGGCAGCTAATGTGGAGCATTATGCTAAGATTGTAGAAGAAAAAGCAATTTTAAGAAGATTGATTAAAACTGCGGATCAGATTGCTCAATTAGGATATAAAGGGGATCAAGAGATAGATAATATTTTAGATCAATCAGAACAGTTGGTTTTTAACCTTTCCCAAAGGAGAACGGTTCAAACCTTTGATGGAATTAAGGATATCTTAATGGATACCTTTGATAATTTAGAGAAGTTGTATAATAATAAAGGTGATGTAACAGGAATTGCTACTGGATTTAGGGATTTAGATAAGATGACATCAGGGTTACAGCCATCAGACTTAGTGATTTTAGCTGCTCGTCCTAGTATG
This genomic window contains:
- a CDS encoding mechanosensitive ion channel family protein; the encoded protein is MEEFADFESVLNSFLKKILDPDLLIKIGIGLLQLAGILIAGKILLKLGNYLIDRLFEEKTKYDQYVKRRNKTLQIVLKSALRYTLYFVGGTMGLEVLGVPTTSIIAGAGVVGLAVGFGAQNLVRDVITGFFILFEKQFSVGDYVKIAGIEGIVQEIGLRITKVKNFDGDVHIVPNGKIEQVTNLSSETRRVVIDAPIDYNQNIKEAINILTELSTELKEEYPQIKEGPTVQGVQELAGSSINIRLVAMAEPMESWQIARVIRQKIKERFDEKGIEIPYNHMVIINKG
- a CDS encoding DUF951 domain-containing protein, whose protein sequence is MKFSVGEVVQFRKKHPCGEDRWEILRTGMDFRIKCLECGRVIMLPRPKFEKSVKKKVDLG
- the ychF gene encoding redox-regulated ATPase YchF — translated: MGMKCGIVGLPNVGKSTLFNAITEAGAESANYPFCTIDPNIGIVEVPDRRLDKLTEVIEPKKTVPTAIEFVDIAGLVKGASKGEGLGNKFLGNIREVDAIVHVVRCFDDENITHVEGSVDPLRDIEIIDLELVLADLESASKKRDRTQKMLKTGEKIYKEQMAVLDKLVPVLEEGNPARSAGLSKDEEKLIRDLNLLTLKPVLYAANIGEDEITEEDNQLVKKVKEKAAGEDAKVVTISARLEAEIAELQGEEKEMFLEELGIKESGLDKLIRAGYELLGLITYFTAGEKEVRAWTVKKGATAPEAAGVIHTDMQRGFIKAEVVSYEDLIEASSFAKAREAGTLRLEGKEYIVQDGDVCYFKFNV
- the rpsF gene encoding 30S ribosomal protein S6; translation: MRKYETMFIIKSNLGEEATEAVIEKMTGVIANNGGEVANVDKMGTKELAYEINKDKTGYYVLVNFAGEPATVEELERIYKIDDNVLRYLILRDE
- a CDS encoding single-stranded DNA-binding protein codes for the protein MLNKVVLIGRLGADPELRYTPNGTAVCNFTLAVQRDYTNSQGERDVDWVDIVVWRKQAENCANHLEKGRLVAVDGRLQVRYYETNEGQRRKVTEIVANNVTFLEWGNNNSNRNDNNSNNNIQSMEEDIEVPF
- the rpsR gene encoding 30S ribosomal protein S18 yields the protein MARGRRKSCDFCANKVDKIDYKRINILRKYITDRGKILPRRISGNCAKHQRELTSAIKRARNIALLPYKID
- a CDS encoding MazG-like family protein, with the protein product MKKFNSIEGSITKNLKIIEWLKTEILSNVSLLFKLMIKQNEAKLLEILTNIIMSTYLLAKRLGYSFDQLDRKLEKQLELNIDDKHQIEAWYGDLSDLLEHLKDRT
- a CDS encoding DUF2232 domain-containing protein, producing MQNKVIIDSILFAMITVIIIVLGSFLPFVGILAPLPLVILAVRKGSKSSIISSLFVALILAALVNPLTSLIFIFTIGFIGVAMGAAFEEEFSSKVIILVGTLSSFLSLIIILVLFTYSLDIDIIYEFKEVLQSSSGIYQELGLPEEYSIHADEIITQIINFLKVTYPSFFMCAAIVNSVINYYFSSLILNRLGYKYKLQFSFRKLRFSKFLAIIYILSIIFLENIIGENVFIVLTFLLFIEGLSVIYYLFSFKNNRTSGMLFIIVSITFLFIPIVNVFISLIILLIGFLDIWIDFRKLHKS
- the rplI gene encoding 50S ribosomal protein L9 — translated: MKVILQKDVKGLGKKGEVVNASDGHARNYLIPRGLAKEANEGNIHNLKQKKSARRRRKERELDEAKEQAKSLEGKIFTFKVKAGENGRLFGSVTTSDIADKIEQETGEKIDKRKIDLDDNIRTLGTKRVTIKLHKNVTVDVKVKVTEA
- the lonC gene encoding Lon family ATP-dependent protease — translated: MLDKRTQDEKGQLEHKITALFDLLSEIYGTEKLLLKAGKLDILDILESEDIEDQLVALQKIILDHPMLDKVPDEFEDKLKLLKELEDILIDDLAKKSIKEELEEKINKKLELRHQEYIKEIKEEIINEESKDDVVDNPATLKKYIELECLENKGLNVSATNLLRPKSLKEIVGQERGIKALLAKLSSPYPQHIIIHGPPGVGKTTAARLALEIAKERDRTPFGEDANFIEVDATTLRWDPREVTNPLLGSVHDPIYQGAKGKLAQEGIPEPKLGLVTKAHGGVLFIDEIGELDPILQNKLLKVLEDKRVYFDSSYYDPDDENVPQYIKKLFKDGAPADFILVGATTRSPQDLNPALRSRTTSIFFEPLTKDDIIRIIDQAADKLDMKVAKGVAELISEYTIQGRSAVNILIDAYNLALYYQEDKITTKEVLEAVKLSRLVPINKKEASNKSQVGRVLGLGVSGFLGSVLEVEAIAFPASKEGKGSLRFNQTAGSMTKDSIFTAASVIRKVTGKEIGDYDIHVNIIGGGQVDGPSAGSAISVAIISALENIAVRQDIAITGEISLHGKVKPVGGVIEKIYGAYQAGVKEVLIPVDNKVDLEDMKIKVSPVVDIQEILDKMLDG